In the genome of Nitrospira sp., the window CTCAACAAAGTCTTTGTACTTTCCTGTTCCGACCCATAGCCGAGACTTGAATTCCCGCCCCGCTATCACTAGTCGATCATCCGTCATGGTATCCTCTTAGAATGACCCACCGCCGATAAACCCGAGAATCTCGACCCGATCCCCATCTTTGAGCGGCCGCTGGCCAAATGCAGCCCGATCGAGGATTTCAAGATTCAGCTCTACAGCCACCCGCTCCGTTTGAATGTCAAGGTCTTGCAACAGATCAGCGATCGTTGCACCACTCCGCCAGGCCCGTGCCTGTCCGTTCACGTGGATCTGAATTGCATCCTGCACGCCTGTCATCCTATGGGACCGGAATTCACCTTGTCAACAAAGTGTCCCTTGCCTGAAAGGCCAAAGAAACCGCACAATACAGGCCCAAGGTCCGGCGTATGAAGGAGAATAATCAACGACTGGCCGCCCTCTTTCGATCGATAGCAGATCTCCTCTCAGCTCAACGGGCGAATCCTTATCGAGTAAGGGCCTATCGCCGGGCTGCGGATGCGCTGCTTGCCATCGACGAAGATGTAGCAGCCGTGGCGGAGCGGCAGGATCTGGAGGCTATCGACGGGATTGGAACCGATCTGGCGAAAAAGATCGAAGAGTTCCTTGAGACCGGAACCATCCGCGCCTACGAAGAGCTTCAGACTCCGCTCCCGGCAGAGGTCAGCAGTTGGACAACTCTTCCGGGTCTCTCCAAATCACTCGTGACCTATTTGTACTTCCGACTCGGCATCAGGACGCTCCCCGATCTCGATCAGCTCATTCGATCTCATCTGCTTCGAACTCTGCCGAGCTTCTCCGGATCAGAGGAACTTTTGCTGCAGGCTGTCCGACAACGGATCCAAAATGACAAGCCTTAGGAACTCTTGAGTTCCTTGAAGATCTTCCAGCTCTTCAGCAATTCCACTGCCTTCTGCAGCTGGACATCCTGCTCAAGCGAGAGTTCCCCTCCCGCTTCAGCCGGTAACGACTGTGGACCCGTTCCGTTCTTCGGACTTCCCTCATCGGGAGACTTCCCAGTCGGCGGTGACCCTTCTTTTCCGGTCGGCGGTTTGACGGCCTTCCCCTCCTGGTCCTTTTCAGCCGGCTTTCCGTCAGGCGCCTTGGCAAGCACCGGCAGGGACAGCTTCACCACAATATCCGGAATAATCCCGGTCGACTGGATCGACCGACCTTTCGGCGTATAGTACTTCGCAGTCGTGAGGCGAAGCCCCGAACCATCGCCTAAGGCCAAGATCGTCTGCACCGACCCTTTTCCGAACGAGGT includes:
- the thiS gene encoding sulfur carrier protein ThiS, yielding MQDAIQIHVNGQARAWRSGATIADLLQDLDIQTERVAVELNLEILDRAAFGQRPLKDGDRVEILGFIGGGSF
- a CDS encoding histidinol-phosphatase codes for the protein MKENNQRLAALFRSIADLLSAQRANPYRVRAYRRAADALLAIDEDVAAVAERQDLEAIDGIGTDLAKKIEEFLETGTIRAYEELQTPLPAEVSSWTTLPGLSKSLVTYLYFRLGIRTLPDLDQLIRSHLLRTLPSFSGSEELLLQAVRQRIQNDKP